The following are from one region of the Vicia villosa cultivar HV-30 ecotype Madison, WI unplaced genomic scaffold, Vvil1.0 ctg.000034F_1_1_3, whole genome shotgun sequence genome:
- the LOC131622643 gene encoding uncharacterized protein LOC131622643, with product MREKCNTSSVKETSDKASINYQRKFPEGISSCQLYLSEPSYRLVGKGKVHNTLGDLLHHRPLPDGHLKVSVDVVVDHDAMLPVPDMVSETTLLRDAIGSFVAWPSELITISDETAPIKPTVKGKGILQEEESVASLKEASARESQQVTQQVRTVPPTGPPKPAGKKGGAFVPRYRSTLATMVDMSDLKDGALREIVMDESVFGIEFKSLITLDDLEEIFKHDQLGVNNMHSYIRLLYDRVLRGTPLSNRFRFVSSAHCSGMEIDSEPESVRQRLVDRFMSTGNTECLHLWAYNTRPVGAHWLLLAINPIKEVVYYLNSVNGEWTNYPAMKDIVDLSIQVFRSQRDAQVSRTKSSNITWIQVQCPQQKNSYDCGYFVLRFMKEILQANQLEIPLTYLDEFRAAGYPRLSWKK from the exons atgagagaaaagtgcaacacttcatcggtgaaagaaactagtgataaggctagtatcaactatcaaaggaaatttcccgag ggcatttcatcttgccaactatacttatcggaaccgagttatcgactagttggcaagggaaaagtgcacaacactttgggagatttacttcaccatagaccgctcccggatggacacctgaaagtatcggtggatgttgtagtagatcatgatgcgatgctaccagtacctgacatggtctcagagacgacattgctgcgagatgcaataggatcatttgttgcatggccctcggagctcattaccattagtgatgag actgctcctataaaacccacagttaagggtaaagggattttacaagaggaggagtccgttgcatcactaaaagag gcatccgctcgagagtcacaacaagtgacgcagcaagttcgtaccgtaccacccactggtcctccgaagccagcgggaaaaaaaggcggtgcttttgtgcctcggtaccggtcgacgctcgcaacaatggttgatatgtccgatttgaaggatggtgctttacgtgaaatcgttatggatgagagtgtcttcggtattgaattcaagtcacttattacacttgatgacttggaggagatttttaagcatgatcaactaggcgtcaataacatgcactcatacattcg gttgttgtatgacagagtgttgcgcgggactccgttgtctaacagattccgtttcgtgtcttccgcccactgcagcggaatggaaattgattcggaaccggaatcagttagacagcgcttagtagatagattcatgtccaccggcaatacagaatgtctgcatctttgggcgtataatacccgaccagtagg agcacactggttgctgcttgctatcaaccctataaaggaagtcgtgtattatctgaattcggtaaatggtgaatggaccaattatccggccatgaaggacatcgttgattt atcaatacaagtgttccgaagtcaacgggacgcacaggtatcccgaactaaatctagcaacattacttggatccaagtgcag tgtccgcaacagaaaaacagttacgattgcggatactttgtattgaggtttatgaaagaaatccttcaggcaaatcaattagagattccgctcacg